A region from the Kosmotoga arenicorallina S304 genome encodes:
- a CDS encoding carbohydrate ABC transporter permease, producing the protein MLTLTKYGKILVYTLLAIYATLVLVPFFMMVSNSFKSMRDIYLKPFSLPSELSLKNIIDAWNQAGIGRGYLNSLMIAGSAVVGIVIIASFFAFAISKYEFRGRRFLFIYSMLGLAFPARLAIIPIYLLLRNVNLTNSRLGLIIIYIAVNIPFSVFLLKNFIDGVPNELSEAARIDGANPLQIYRHVVLPLIKPAISIVSIVSFVNVWNDFFFPLIFINDRSKATITLAVSIFFGEYANRWNLLFTSLTLAIAPTIILFLIFSRQFIAGMTQGAIK; encoded by the coding sequence ATGCTTACACTGACAAAATATGGAAAAATACTTGTATATACGCTTTTGGCTATCTACGCTACGCTTGTTCTTGTCCCGTTTTTCATGATGGTCAGCAATTCCTTCAAAAGCATGAGGGACATATACCTGAAACCTTTCTCTCTCCCATCAGAACTTTCGTTGAAAAACATAATTGACGCCTGGAATCAGGCAGGGATAGGAAGGGGATATCTTAACAGCCTTATGATTGCAGGAAGCGCCGTTGTGGGAATTGTTATAATCGCTTCTTTTTTCGCTTTTGCAATATCCAAGTATGAATTCAGAGGAAGACGTTTTCTGTTCATATATTCCATGCTTGGTCTTGCCTTTCCTGCAAGGCTTGCCATTATACCGATTTATCTCTTGCTGCGAAACGTAAACCTTACTAACAGCCGTCTTGGGCTAATAATAATATATATAGCAGTCAATATACCCTTTTCAGTGTTCCTGCTGAAAAATTTCATCGATGGGGTTCCAAACGAACTCAGTGAAGCTGCAAGAATTGACGGAGCCAATCCTCTTCAAATTTACAGGCATGTGGTGCTTCCGCTTATAAAACCGGCGATTTCAATTGTTTCAATAGTCAGCTTCGTCAACGTCTGGAACGACTTTTTCTTTCCCCTTATATTCATCAATGATCGCTCAAAGGCAACCATCACCCTTGCCGTTTCAATCTTCTTTGGGGAATATGCTAATCGCTGGAACCTTCTTTTCACGAGCTTAACACTTGCAATTGCACCAACAATAATTCTGTTCCTGATCTTCTCAAGGCAGTTCATTGCGGGAATGACTCAGGGAGCAATCAAATGA
- a CDS encoding carbohydrate ABC transporter permease: MKLAKRYLLLFVLPALILYTLFIIYPLINSLFLSLYSWPGVGEKTFVGLDNFRKVFSSGAFRNEVFNAFWHNVYFYILAASIEIGVGFFIALMLASKIKGARMFRNIVYIPNMIPLVLVGFMWSLYLNPQVGLVNQFLKLIGLGGLAQSWLGQESTALTTIILVNAWRNIGFYVLVLLAAILDINPSLLEAAYIDGASNWKIIWRIIFPLSFSTVRTLAILLFIWSFNVFDMIYALEGVQAGPYRSTDVLGTLFYRTAFGGLGSSAIDMGLGATITVFIFAIIMPVSIFYVYLVEKRQRSA, from the coding sequence ATGAAACTGGCAAAAAGATACCTTCTATTATTTGTTTTGCCCGCTCTTATTCTGTATACGCTTTTCATTATATATCCACTAATCAACAGTTTATTCCTCAGCCTTTATAGCTGGCCTGGAGTTGGGGAAAAAACTTTTGTTGGTCTGGATAATTTCAGGAAGGTTTTTTCCTCAGGAGCTTTTAGAAATGAAGTTTTCAATGCCTTCTGGCATAATGTGTATTTCTATATTCTGGCAGCCTCGATAGAAATTGGCGTGGGTTTTTTCATAGCTTTAATGCTTGCAAGCAAAATAAAAGGTGCCAGAATGTTCAGAAATATCGTTTATATACCCAACATGATACCTCTTGTGCTGGTTGGCTTCATGTGGAGTCTGTACTTAAACCCGCAGGTGGGTCTCGTGAACCAATTCTTAAAATTGATCGGCCTTGGTGGCCTTGCACAGTCCTGGCTTGGTCAGGAATCCACGGCTTTGACAACCATAATATTGGTTAACGCCTGGCGTAACATCGGTTTTTACGTGCTCGTTCTCCTTGCGGCTATTCTAGATATAAATCCTTCGTTGCTTGAAGCGGCTTATATCGATGGCGCAAGCAATTGGAAAATAATCTGGAGGATTATATTTCCTCTTTCCTTTTCTACTGTTAGAACGCTGGCAATTCTCCTCTTCATATGGAGCTTCAATGTATTTGACATGATATATGCTCTTGAGGGGGTTCAGGCAGGCCCCTATCGCTCAACAGATGTTCTGGGGACGCTTTTCTATCGAACTGCTTTTGGCGGTTTGGGAAGTTCTGCAATTGATATGGGGCTTGGTGCAACGATCACCGTTTTCATATTTGCCATAATCATGCCTGTTTCCATATTCTACGTGTATCTCGTTGAAAAAAGGCAAAGGAGCGCTTGA
- a CDS encoding ABC transporter substrate-binding protein, with amino-acid sequence MKLRSVLLVSLVVLISAIAFSGVVNIWSWRSQDADVWKQVESRLRAQGYDIKINFTAYAPTEYDAKVNLALQTGTGPDLVYSRRLPGGRTQTLIDNGLYLALPDDFDLSNFPQAVLNSVTSGGKVYGVPFAVQVVGIFYNKDYFDQFELSIPKTWDELVEVADTLQKNGITPFFVPGKEAWALTMQHAMCGVSVLGPEWIKDLTEGKTCFLDVKFVDLNRKLNDLKKYYQDGFMGNSTNDLNAAFAFGQAAMVFYGIWGYQTWHELNPDLRVGYFMVPPANECQEPYAYTYMDGAIALTSNVKNREDSLKVLEFCATPEFGTIFSNITYNIPAVSGADLPDLDILKVAVDTYNNHASPYVYWVGSVFVTQKPSLYTDVLSPGMQAMYSNKLTPEELARNAQEAISQWYEPLMKK; translated from the coding sequence ATGAAACTACGTTCGGTTCTTCTGGTTTCTTTAGTTGTCCTGATTTCAGCTATAGCGTTTTCAGGTGTGGTAAACATCTGGAGCTGGAGAAGCCAGGATGCGGATGTCTGGAAACAAGTTGAATCAAGGCTTAGAGCTCAGGGATATGATATCAAGATTAACTTCACAGCCTACGCTCCAACTGAGTACGATGCCAAGGTAAATCTGGCTCTTCAAACGGGTACCGGCCCTGATCTGGTTTACTCGCGAAGGTTGCCAGGCGGAAGAACACAAACTTTGATAGACAATGGGCTTTACCTTGCACTTCCCGATGACTTTGACCTCAGCAATTTCCCACAGGCTGTATTGAACTCTGTTACTTCCGGAGGTAAAGTTTACGGAGTACCTTTTGCAGTTCAGGTTGTGGGAATTTTCTACAACAAAGACTATTTCGATCAGTTCGAGCTCTCCATACCAAAAACCTGGGACGAGCTGGTTGAGGTCGCCGACACACTTCAGAAAAACGGCATTACTCCCTTCTTCGTACCTGGAAAAGAGGCCTGGGCTCTCACAATGCAACACGCAATGTGTGGTGTCAGTGTTCTTGGCCCTGAATGGATCAAAGACCTTACAGAAGGAAAAACCTGTTTCCTCGATGTCAAATTTGTGGATCTCAACAGAAAGTTGAACGACCTGAAAAAATACTATCAAGATGGATTTATGGGTAACTCAACAAACGACCTTAACGCTGCCTTTGCCTTTGGCCAGGCCGCGATGGTGTTCTATGGTATCTGGGGCTATCAGACATGGCATGAACTTAACCCTGACTTGAGGGTGGGATACTTCATGGTTCCTCCTGCAAATGAGTGTCAGGAACCTTACGCTTATACATACATGGACGGTGCCATTGCCCTTACTTCTAATGTGAAAAACCGTGAAGATTCTCTAAAAGTTTTAGAATTCTGTGCAACTCCTGAATTTGGTACAATTTTCTCAAATATCACCTACAACATTCCCGCTGTGAGCGGTGCAGACCTTCCCGATTTGGATATACTGAAAGTGGCAGTTGATACATACAACAACCACGCATCCCCTTACGTTTACTGGGTAGGCTCAGTATTTGTTACCCAAAAACCTTCTCTTTATACCGATGTTCTTAGCCCTGGAATGCAAGCTATGTACTCAAACAAACTAACACCGGAAGAACTCGCAAGAAACGCTCAGGAAGCGATTTCTCAGTGGTATGAACCCCTGATGAAAAAGTGA
- a CDS encoding BadF/BadG/BcrA/BcrD ATPase family protein, whose amino-acid sequence MKVMGIDGGGSNLSASVYDGSGFEKTQLSFSSNLSIVERKSLLEALNLMKSRLGTPEAIVASFSGAGDPIRERILSETLNEVFPAAYKEIIPDIEGIYRSCFLENPGVVVIAGTGSVVYGKNSKGASFRAGGWGHLFSDEGSAFWISKELIANALKYRDGLVSRDPIFERLLKYFNLKDLESLANLQISRNFKAKIASFTEPALANPTPLVLRVLDEAIELLSKMINLILIKTNSKKIVLSGGCFKSALYTKKITEKFSNYEIEIFDNRIDPYIAKELFQRLSTEKANR is encoded by the coding sequence ATGAAAGTTATGGGGATTGATGGCGGAGGATCTAACCTCAGCGCTTCTGTATACGATGGTTCTGGATTTGAAAAAACACAGCTGTCATTTAGCTCAAATCTCTCCATAGTGGAGCGCAAAAGCCTGTTAGAAGCGTTAAATCTCATGAAATCGCGTCTCGGAACCCCGGAAGCGATAGTGGCATCCTTTTCGGGAGCAGGCGATCCTATAAGGGAAAGGATACTTTCAGAGACACTAAATGAAGTATTTCCGGCAGCTTACAAAGAAATCATCCCGGATATCGAAGGGATTTACCGCTCTTGCTTTCTAGAAAATCCTGGAGTTGTTGTTATTGCAGGAACAGGGTCTGTGGTTTATGGAAAAAATTCAAAAGGGGCTTCTTTTCGTGCGGGGGGATGGGGGCACCTTTTCAGTGATGAAGGAAGCGCTTTCTGGATATCTAAGGAACTTATCGCAAATGCTCTGAAGTATCGTGATGGCCTTGTTTCTCGTGATCCTATATTCGAAAGATTGTTGAAATATTTCAACCTTAAAGACCTTGAATCCCTTGCAAATCTCCAAATTTCAAGAAACTTCAAAGCTAAGATAGCTTCTTTCACAGAACCAGCTCTGGCTAATCCCACCCCTCTTGTTCTAAGAGTTCTTGATGAGGCCATAGAACTGCTTTCAAAAATGATAAACCTTATCTTGATAAAAACAAACTCAAAAAAAATAGTGCTCAGCGGTGGATGCTTTAAATCAGCACTCTATACCAAAAAAATAACAGAAAAATTTTCTAATTACGAGATCGAAATTTTTGATAACAGAATAGACCCATATATCGCAAAAGAGCTTTTCCAGAGGTTAAGCACAGAAAAAGCTAATCGATAA